A window of Gossypium raimondii isolate GPD5lz chromosome 7, ASM2569854v1, whole genome shotgun sequence genomic DNA:
aaaattattgccTGGTATCTATATCTGTTCGTATATGGACATGAATGGAGTTGGGTTTTAATGGTCCAAATGtatgaaaaaaatctaaaataaaactaGACATGTTGATGTTGGGATATGGAACATAAATGATGCTTGGACCCTACGTGAAAGTATGACCACCTATCAAGAGATGATACGAGCGTTTTATTTTTGGTGGGATTAGAACCCCTGATCTATTGTATATAGGTCACCTATTGGTGTATATGACACCACTTTATGTGACAACTCATGTCGCCTCTTAGTGGGAACTGTATGTTCATGTACAGTCAAGACACTCACTTTTATGAACCATACACGACTCTCTAAGGGGAGAGGGATAAAACCTTTACCTTTCATTGTTGAGAGATCAAATCGGTATCTTTGAGGACACTTCAAAAACTTTTTCCGGAGGAACTAATCTCCTTGAAGTAAGATTTTAATCTTTCaaatgtatgaaaattgggGTGTCTGAATTTGAAGCAATACATAGCAACATAGAGAGCAAAATCATGAGACTCGAAGCTCATAAACTATCTCATCTCATTTTGCTAGCGATGAATTAATGATCAAGTGACTCTGCACATTCTTTCATGCTTTCAGcccataaatatataattaagggTTCAATCCATTTTAATGAATGGAGAACAAAAGAAGTACAACATATTGCCAAACATATAGAAAAACTCTCAGTAGTCACGGCCtcattttgatgttttttgaggccaaaacatattttaaaaaagaactaCAAAATGGGAAAAACATAAGCTCAAGCATACAAGTAGAAAGAAAACAGATGAATGTTCCCTTTGAATGTAGAGAGAAATAACTTAACTGGTTAAGCTTGTTTACTACTATGCTTGAGGCATAATGTTCCCCCATTCTAGATGAACTGCCAAAGGGTCTTTAGTTGCCCAAGTGATTAAACACCTGCTACAAGTTTAACCATCATGGTTCATTTGCATGTTCATCACCATCCTCATCATCATCACCGTTGTCGTTGCAGCTGCCATACGTACTCGATACCATCATGTGATAATAGCATTTGAAATCTAGAATGAGGCCATGGATGGTTTCTCAAAGAGAAAAAGGAGTGGAAGAAAGGGCAATGTGCTTTAAAAGAAAATGCTGTGGTTTGTGGGGAGAGTATCTTCCAAGCATATGCTTTGAAGCATTAACTTTATAGGTCCTTTTCCTTTCAACTTTACCtagttttattataattatataacgAGGGGAAATTCCAGCAATTAGCAGACATTTGGAATTTTGTATTGAATTCTGACATGTCATCCTGTTTTGGACTATCTGGTCTTTCTCTCTTCATACAACAGGGACATTTTAGACAATGACTTTGATTCCATTTGATTGGGTAATAAGCCCTTGTGATGACGAGACTCAAACAAATGCAATGGTTAtgttaacttttacaattttaattcaaaCGAAAGTAAGTTAACTTGAATAAAATGCATGTGTGTGTGTATGGAATACAATTAAGGTGGCAATTTCCCAGATAAGTAGAGAGAGAGTTTATCTCTCAGGTGAACACCATTGATGTCAACAGATCCGCAAGTCTGTTGGTGGTAGCCGGAATCGTGATCATGAGACAATGGCATTTCATCTTGCACATCATCTTCCAAGTCAATAACAATGTTATGAAGCAAACAGCAAACCAGGATGATCCTTGGCAACTTATGTTTGTCGGGTCTCCACATCACGCCTTGGATGATCTTCCACATTTCTTTGAGCCTTGAGAATGCTCTGTGTGCCACCAGCCGAGTTGCGGAATGCCTTTTATTGAACTCTACTCTTAATTCCGGTAGTTCCTTCCCCTCGTAAGGTATAACAAGATAGGGTAATAAAGGATAGCCTAAATCTCCTATTATGTATTCTCTTATTTCCGATCCTTCCGGGAGCTCTAGCTTTTCCCCATTCAACCTGTCTCCTTTATCACACAGTTTGTAGAAATTTGAACTCTGAAACACCAACCAGTCTTCGATTTTACCTGGCCACCCGGTTACTATGTCCCTGAACCTCATTTCAGGGTCCACGATTGCCTGCAAAACCATGCTGTGATTCTTCTCGTGGTCAAGCCACACTTTACTAGCAGGATCTGATGAAGGCAAACACATCATAACATGAGTAGTGTCGATCACACCACAGCAATTAGGAAGACCTAGAATCCTTACAAATTTCGACTTTATTCCTGTCATTTCAGCTTCAGTAGGCCATTGCAGGTGGTGAAGACCCCTTTCTTCCATAGCCTCCACAAAGCGCCAGGTCAACTGAGAGACAGTTGAGTGGTGGAGCCCAAACGAATCACCAACCGTCACTAGTGATTGACCGGAGCTTAGCCTTCTCAAAGCTACTGCTACTTGATCTTCAAAAGGCACAGGTTTACcatttgaaaatgtaaaatttgcTTGCTTAGCCATCATATCTTCCTTCACAAGTGAACATACGTAGTTGAAGGTTTTTCTAGAGATTTTGAAAACAGATTTGAACTTATCAAGACCTTTAGATGGCGATCGAATACCTGCATAGAGAAAgagcaaagaagaagaaagcatTCTTAAATTGATTACGCACATTCCATTCCTGCATAGTTCCATTAATTATATCAGagtgaacaaaaataaaatcaatgctGATAATCCTATAAGTTCCAACTGAAGCAAAAAACAAGAACCAACTCTATTTCTATGTCTATGAACCggaaatagataaataaatctaaaggaTGAAGAAAACGAACACGAATCGATCTTTTGTCCCACCTACCTTGGCTGATACTACCAATTTTAAAGTATATACTTGAGTTATCTACAATGACATACATCCAACAAAAGAAGTTACTCCATTTACAATGACTGCCCCCCCTCGCAGCGGCATAATCCCTATTAGTTTTCCCCTTAAACCCTTCAAATGTAAGATAAGAATAAGTTTTTGGACAGCATTACCTATTTGAAAACATTCAAGCATTATTAGATGCAAATGATTTTCATATTCCAGCAGAGCTAAGGATGGATTTTAATATGTGCCCACAACTTGTAATTCAGATTAGGGATCCTGCTTATAGGTTCTCAAATGCCTTTCTATGtttcaacatatatataactGGAATATGATGTAAATGGTGAAGCCGgccaaattttgtaaaattaaactCAACCCATAAACAGCTAATGCCATGAATGATCCAGCTAAAGCAAATATCAATACAGCATAGCAAAAAGAGGAGTTCGAAATAaagaagaataaagaaaaagagaacaaaAGTCAAGAGTTATATATACCATTCATCTTCTTGGAAAGTTCATCCCACCAATCAATAGATCGTTCCTTCTCTGAAGAATCAGAAGCATTTTCTTCAGGTTTCTTCTCTatcttccttcttttctttaacCCTCTTACAGGACCCATCACCTCCCCCCAAAAAAAGACACCCAATTGAATCCAAGAACAAAACCCTCTAAGTAGctccaacaaaacaaaaattgtaATAACTATATTTGTTTACACTTCAACAAACTGACCAAAACCCATTAGTCATAAACCAttatatttatcataaacaacAAGACAAAGGATAAATGACAATTAACATGCAATAACTATATATGAAAGGAATACATTAGCTTTCTAAGGTTTAGCATGCAGAAAAGGAGAAAGTTTGATGAAATaggaagggaaaagaaaagaaaagaagaagcttATTTAGTTTTATAGTGCTTACCTGATGAGAAATCCACAGGAAAGTAAAGAACTCTAGAAGTGTTTGTTTGAAACACTGTGGGATACAAATTTTGGCCTTTATATATAAACTGCTAAAACATTGCCTAGATTTGTCGTAGGAAGAAAAGAGTTCCCTCAAAATCGAGAGAAAATTATGTTACATGCCTTGACTCTATACATAAATACAAagcatatatattaaatatagaCGAATGGGGAGAGGTGGATCAGAAATTAAATGTCATCTGGTTGAACTTGATTAGCAATACAAGGATTTAGGGACCTATGGAAAGAAGTGTATTTGCTTACTGTTTTACTACCaatcattttccaaaaataaatgcaaaggaATGCCAAATTAGGTTGTTCTTtaattgttttagttattttagttccatgctcaaattaaatgaaaataccAAATGCTCTACATAAGGTTCATGGACATTGATAGTGAAATTTTTACCTTTAAAATAACCTAcccatatttgaatatataaataaatgatataaatGAGTTCGTGAggttaaaaaagttttaaactaTTGAATCAACTAATAATTTTTGGATAAATGCGTTTCAACGTGTTTGAATTCATCTCATCTTCCATTGATAAGAATATTGATGTGAATTGAGTGCATATATCAAGTAATAGTTTAAGCATATATTTTGGTGCTTAGGGTTATTTACTTTTAtggtaaactacaccattagtCACTGAACTAtgaataagtttttattttggtcacttcaCTAAAAAActacaatttggtcattgaactattcaaaagttttcatttaagtcactagattGTTAAAATTGATGCTAAATGACTTTCTCTATTCACATGACTAGCATCAATCAAAAGCTCTTTtcccttctcttctacaattcaaattttttttttcatgaaacaactttggacACCACAGATCTgcgaatcaaaattcaaatagcttTTTCTCCAATCTCCAACACTGACCGTCtgatcgacttggatctaaggtatgtttttcTACTCATTGATGGGGGCTGATCCATCGTACCGGTTGTCGAATCATTGCTTGGAGCTCGtggcttaaatgaaaactttcgaatagtttaatgactaaattgtaatgttttctagttaaacaatcaaaatgaaaacttattcATAGTTTAGctactaataatataatttatcctaatttttaaaattatgtttaccATGCTACTTAGGAATCACAACCCACggtattgcattttattttcttttatataaagaagtacaaaaattgaaaaaaataatgttaaaaccTTTCCCACGCTGCTGCCTACAAGTGATTACTTTGAAttgataaatacatttattataaaggaaaagagaaaaagaagataaaaacatAACTTTGCAATAAGGAAAGTGATGCCATCTTTTTTATCATTATCTTTCCTTTCATCGTGTCAAGCTCGTATACTTTCCTCCTCTATAACTTAGGTTCAGTTTAAcagatatttttaaattttttaaaagtacttttgagataaaaaaaatgctTTGTAAAAGCACTTTCTTGACCAAAAACAGGATCAAAAGTGTTTTTAactcaaaagtatttttgaaaagtaataCTAAACTGACGTTTCAAAGTtgtaaaaatcattataaattttgggtGTAGATTAGCATCTTTACTCTTTTGAAACCAATGTCTAGCAAGAATTGGACGGTTGTTGGCATTTCATAAGACGATTGTCCGGCCAAGATGAAGTTAGGAAATTTTGATTGGGGgcaagataaaaatataaatttgatgctaaaaggattaaattgtatacaAAACAACATGAAAGCCTAAAATTGCAATAAGCTCACGTTATCTAAGGGTCGAAGCCGCTGCCCTTTTGGATTCAGCTATGCGGGCATGGACTTTCCTTCATGCTGAATTTTGAACATTTTCTTCATGTCTTTCTCCTCTTTCCACCGTGGGTTGCACGTGAATAATATATGATCTAAATACAACAACAAAGATATTAagatatatttatacttaatattgataatatttaataaaataaaataattttaaaattttaaatcactccatattaaaataattatatctttatttcaaaaagtaaaaaaaatgctatcaataaaaaaaatcaaaagatattTTATCTTCAAATAATTACTtgaccaaaatttaaataaaaattttaacacaaccCCAAGTTATAGCCACATGATTGAgcgtttattttttaaaattagtttgggttgaattgtaattatacaaaaaaatgatacatacaaatataataatttaattgatgtCTATGATATATAAGATTCATCCATAATTTATTaaccaacaaaaatattaattataaatcataatgTGTGAAAATCgctaagttaattttaaataaagatgTTTGTGGGTTGGATCAGGTTGAGTCCGGACAGGGTCAATGTATGATATTAacacattatatttttaaacaggACCTAACTAGAAATATGAACCACAAATTTTGCTTAAATTCacttatatttataaatggttAACTCAAACTCATCTCAGGACCatctacatattttttattttttaaaatatattatttttaatataatatttaatgattttatatttttttgttaaaattttaaccataggacttcacaaaatttttatgtttacatatacattatcatatatttaattttatgtgatataaattatatataaaagtaaaataaaatgatatatacaaaagtaaaaaatagaTCAAATTTTGGACCGGATAGAAGATGAGATACCATTCATATGCCAAAGACCATCAACACTCAAGCACATAGGTTGAATAAGGTTGTTGCCTAAAAGTTCTTGAACCATTTTTCTACCTATCATAGTAGGTAATTTTGGGAACTTAAACGAGGATGagttttgattattaaaattttaatttttttcacctGAATTATGGCTAGCTATGTTTAAGTGTTTGGAGGGTCACCCCTTTATTACgtgttttaaattattgtaggcttgttttttttttctttatgtgttttgatcaataaattgttataggaaaataaaacataagtgaTAAAATAACTCTATCATTAAGCCATGAACATATTTGATCTCTATGTAAGATACTACAGAAAAAcgtatgaacaaaatataatatgattCTTTAGTCTATTTTCATTATCTTGAATGAACACATTGATGAGGTTTATATACATATGAGAATAACAGCTCCTAACAAACTGCTTAACAGATAATTGCTTAGCAGACTCTATAACAAACTAATCACCTTAATAGTCTCTATATTATTGTTTAACATTCACCCAGCTTCACAATGGGTAAGTCTCGAAGTAAACTTTGAAAACAAGTAAACAAAGAGACAGATAATGATTTAGTTAGAATATCGAAAATTTGATCACAGACGGGCACCTCATCGACAACAAGAGATCCATTAGCCACTTTTTCACGGACAAAAAACAAGACAAGTACAACATGTTTGAATTTGGAGTGTAAGACTGGATTGGCTGTAACGACGACCGCACTTGAATTATCACACCAAAGTGTAGGAGAATCAGTAGAACTAATTTGTAACTCTTGTAACAAAGATACTAACCATGCAACATCACTAGAAGCAGCAGCTAGACTTCTATACTCAGTCTCTGCTGTTAATCTAGATACAACTTGTTGTTTCTTAGAACACCACAAAACAGACGTATGACCAAAGTAGAAACAAAACCCTGTCATAGATCGACGATCATCAAAATCAAGACCCCAGTTGGCATCAATATATCCAACCAAAGATAGTCTATCAGACAGGCTAAAAACTAGTCCATGAGTAATAGTACCATGTAAATATCTCGAATATATTTTAAGGCTACCAAATGAACCGTAGTAGGTGCATGCATAAATTGACAGACATGATTTACAATATAGGCAATATCTGGTCGAGTTAGAACCACATACTGAAGAGCACCAGCCAGACTTCTGTATTCAGTAGGATCAACAAGCCTATCACATTATTTTTGGACAAAGTCAATGAATTAACCATTGGCGTATGGACACTCTTTGCATTAGTCAGAGAAATCTTGTCAAGTAGATCTTGAATGTATTTGCGCTGACATAAATAAAGACTACCAGTGGAGGATTGACTGACCTCAATTCCTAAAAAATAGTGAAGCTCACCCATATCCTTTAGAAAAAGCTTGTTATGTAGTTGCtgaataaaacaatttattttatcgGTCGAATTGGCAGTAATAACAATATCATCCACATAAACCAAGATATACACAGTAGACGTGGTGGAAACTTTAACAAATAAGAATGCATCAGCTCAGTCGCCTAGTCTTGGTACGTGCTTCCGCTTTCGCATTATGGCACCATCAGCTGATTCCAACTCTGCTAATCCTATGAGTACATCATTTTCTAGTGCACGCCTAGTTCAATCCTTCCCTAGTCATGACACGGTGAAGCTAGAGGAGGGAAATTTTGTTCAATGGTAGCATTAGATCCGATTGATAATAGAGGTATATGAGCTGCAAGGATTCTTAGAAGGTACATTATCTATTCCACCTCGGTTCATCGCGTCTCCAGAAGGTGCGCTTACTCCTAATCTAGATGTAGTTGTGTTTAATCAACAAGACAAGTTGTTAGCGTCTTGGCTTCTTTCTACGATTAGTTCATCGTTCATATCTTGTTTTACATCTGCTCATTCTGCGTATGAAATATGGAGCACAGCGAATCAGTTGTTTGCTACTTCAACTGGTGTGAAAGTTTCTCGCATCAGACATGAACTTCACTCTACAAAGAAGGGTGAGTTATCTGTAAAAGACttcattacaaaaataaaatatttgtaccTTACTTGCAGCATCTGGATCAGAGGTATCTGAGGCTGAAAAGGTTGAAGTCGTGTTGGCTGGCCTCTCGTCGAACTTTGACACTGTCTTGGCCTTGGCCTCATCCTCGATAGAGTCTCTTTCTTTTTGGCGATTGGTCGACGCTCTTATAGAGTTTGAAAGCCGTCAGATGCAAGTGGTGCGTGAGGTCCCGATGCATACACATGTAGTTTAAACGCATATAGCTACTGCCGATTCAGTTTCACGTGATGCCTATGGCGAATGTGCTACAGTAGGCTCGCGAGGGCGTGGCTTTCGGGCACGAATCCAGTGTCAAATCTGTAACAGATTCGGTCATATTGCACAGTACTACTTCGACCGTTTCGATCGATCTTATGCCAGCCCGAATTCTTCCACTATGGCAAGGTTTTCGTCCTTTGTGCATAATAGACAGAGTTCTAGCTCGTTGAATGGTTCTGGGTCTACTGGTGGATTTCTGGGGGGTTGGT
This region includes:
- the LOC105791093 gene encoding protein ALP1-like, which gives rise to MGPVRGLKKRRKIEKKPEENASDSSEKERSIDWWDELSKKMNGIRSPSKGLDKFKSVFKISRKTFNYVCSLVKEDMMAKQANFTFSNGKPVPFEDQVAVALRRLSSGQSLVTVGDSFGLHHSTVSQLTWRFVEAMEERGLHHLQWPTEAEMTGIKSKFVRILGLPNCCGVIDTTHVMMCLPSSDPASKVWLDHEKNHSMVLQAIVDPEMRFRDIVTGWPGKIEDWLVFQSSNFYKLCDKGDRLNGEKLELPEGSEIREYIIGDLGYPLLPYLVIPYEGKELPELRVEFNKRHSATRLVAHRAFSRLKEMWKIIQGVMWRPDKHKLPRIILVCCLLHNIVIDLEDDVQDEMPLSHDHDSGYHQQTCGSVDINGVHLRDKLSLYLSGKLPP